The DNA region AAGCTTCAAGTATTAGATATTCGGGGTAATCAAATTAAAATAATCCCTAAATTTCTATGTGATCTACCTAATCTAAACACGTTAATTATTAGAGATATTCAAAATATTAATCCAGTTAAAATTCCACCTCCAGAGATTGCATTTAAAGGTATCGATGCAATTCGCAATTATTATAAACAACTTACAGAACAAGGAGTTGATCATCTCTATGCAGCAAAGCTTTTAGTAGTTGGAGAAGCTGGGGCAGGTAAAACCACATTGACCAATAAAATTCAGGATCCTGATTGCTCGCTGGATACAATGACTACCCATGGTATTGATATTCACCCTTGGACATTTCCCTATAATAATCATGAATTTCAGGTAAATATCTGGGATTTTGGTGGTCAGGAAATTTACCATGCTACTCACCAATTTTTTCTCACCCAGCGATCACTTTATATACTAGTCACCGATGAACGAAAAGAAGATACAGATTTTGACTATTGGCTAAATATCATCGAACTTCTGGGTAAAGATAGCCCGATTGTTGTAGCTCAAAATCAACGAGACGGGCGCACCCGAAAGATTGATATTCGTGGCTTGAAAGGACGCTTTGAGAATATCAAAGATATTATAGCAACAGACCTTAAAACAGGTACGAATCTAGACGAACTAATTAAGCAGCTTTGCTTCCAACTTAGTAATCTTCCTCATGTTGGAGATCGTTTACCAAAAATATGGGTTAAGATCCGTGATTTTTTACAGGATAATCCGCGAAATTATGTATCTTTAAAGCTCTTTTTATCTCTGTGTAAAAAAGCTGGTTTTAAAGCCTCAAAAGATAGCCTCCAACTAAGCCACTATCTCCATGACCTAGGGATTATTCTCCATTTCCAAGATGACCCATTGTTAAAGAAAACCGTCATTCTCAATCCCGAGTGGGGCACAACCGCCGTTTACCAAATCCTTGATAACAAAAAAGTCAAAGACAATTTCGGGCTTTTTTCTCGCGCCGATCTGAGTGATATTTGGCAAGACCCAGAGTACCAACAGATGGCTGATGAACTGCTCCAGCTCATGCTGAAATTCAAACTCTGCTACCAACTACCCCAGCAACCGGATATCTTCCTTGCTCCTGAACTCCTCAATCCCGAAAAGCCAGACTACAGCTGGCAACCCGACGCGAATCTAATTGTCCGTTATGAATATGAATTTATGCCCAAGGGTATTCTGACAACCCTCATCGTCGAGATGAACCAATGGCTGAAATCCCAAGATTTGGTTTGGCGCAATGGCATTATTCTGCAAGCTCAAGATACCGAAGCCGAAATCATCGAAACCTATAGCAAACGGGAAATCCGAATTCGTGTTCGAGGCCAGCAAAAGCGGGATTTATTGATTAAAATCACCCACGAACTTGACAAAATCCACCAAACTTTTCCCGGTATTAAATACAAAAAGCTTGTCCCTTGCAATTGCTCTAAAACCTGCCGAGATTCATCCGAACCTCACTTCTACGACGACAAAATCCTGAAGCAATTTATGGCCGATGGTCAGCCCATCCAGTGCCAGAAAAGCTATCAAATGATCAATGTTCGTAATTTGCTCGATGATGTCATTGCTCGATCTTCTAAAGCCGAGAAGCCAGAGATTTCACGACAACACGATACCACTTCAGAACCTCAATACATTGAGAAGCAATACATTTTTCAATCATCAGTTAATGACCCAAATTTCTTTGGTGGAGATAAGCTCAACCAAAGCAATAGCAAATTCGGTATGGGCGTTAATGAAGGGTCAATCGGCAGCCAAGCAAGAGTTGCAGGCGAATACAACGCAAACGGTTCAGATCTCTCAGAAATCACAGCAATGATTCAAGCAATGTGTGTCAATGTCACAGCTTTCCCCAAGGACACCAGAGACGACTTGTTAGATGAAATTGAAGATTTTGAAGCCGAGTTGGCGAAGCAAAAAGAACAACCGAACTCTAAAAAATTGGTGCGGCGACTAAAGGCGATCGCCCTGGCCATTCCTGTTATTGACGCACCAACAGCAGAAATTCTAGACTTTGCGTACAATATCGTTGACCTCGCCGAGAAAGTAGAACCCACTCAAACCGAGGCCATCCGGGGCATTATTCAGCAAGCCTTAC from [Leptolyngbya] sp. PCC 7376 includes:
- a CDS encoding COR domain-containing protein codes for the protein MVTEDILQLIKRAAAEGWKTLDLSTYGLRKIPEEITELKNLQQLNLWGNKIRNIPWKITNLNNLQRLNLRHNKIRNFPEEITNLKNLQQLDLSDNQTLEIPETITKLRNLKKLNISNNQIRYLSHTIAELKNLQQLDLSNNKIKEIPKGITELNNLQKLCLSNNKIKEIPVVIASLRNIQQLYLNNNEIMRISPVIAQLPKLQVLDIRGNQIKIIPKFLCDLPNLNTLIIRDIQNINPVKIPPPEIAFKGIDAIRNYYKQLTEQGVDHLYAAKLLVVGEAGAGKTTLTNKIQDPDCSLDTMTTHGIDIHPWTFPYNNHEFQVNIWDFGGQEIYHATHQFFLTQRSLYILVTDERKEDTDFDYWLNIIELLGKDSPIVVAQNQRDGRTRKIDIRGLKGRFENIKDIIATDLKTGTNLDELIKQLCFQLSNLPHVGDRLPKIWVKIRDFLQDNPRNYVSLKLFLSLCKKAGFKASKDSLQLSHYLHDLGIILHFQDDPLLKKTVILNPEWGTTAVYQILDNKKVKDNFGLFSRADLSDIWQDPEYQQMADELLQLMLKFKLCYQLPQQPDIFLAPELLNPEKPDYSWQPDANLIVRYEYEFMPKGILTTLIVEMNQWLKSQDLVWRNGIILQAQDTEAEIIETYSKREIRIRVRGQQKRDLLIKITHELDKIHQTFPGIKYKKLVPCNCSKTCRDSSEPHFYDDKILKQFMADGQPIQCQKSYQMINVRNLLDDVIARSSKAEKPEISRQHDTTSEPQYIEKQYIFQSSVNDPNFFGGDKLNQSNSKFGMGVNEGSIGSQARVAGEYNANGSDLSEITAMIQAMCVNVTAFPKDTRDDLLDEIEDFEAELAKQKEQPNSKKLVRRLKAIALAIPVIDAPTAEILDFAYNIVDLAEKVEPTQTEAIRGIIQQALPSADDND